A genomic window from Fusarium oxysporum Fo47 chromosome VIII, complete sequence includes:
- a CDS encoding nucleolar complex-associated protein-domain-containing protein yields MAQNGTKRRKIAHDSADHETQDQNDSRSAQKSFFKNASNWNLEQDYETRPRKGKKQKESNRLPIKTADGRIEQAEGQDDETASIESDTEWLEGREDEAEEEPEEEEEEEKEPEIPEPQQILAAQEELAKIAMQMNENPEEHVGAFKALAKIGQSKIIAIQMLALMTQMSVYKDVIPGYRIRPQTDNGPKEKLSKEVRTLRQYEQALVSGYQNYIKELARCSKLEVRTAKDGQSLAAIAITCACTLVTSVPHFNFRIDLLKILVTKLSRRKINQDGVKCLEALQTLFKEDEEGRPTNDAVALLSKMMKAREFQVDESVVNLFLSLRLLSEFSGKASRDHVENDDAPLKRKKKEFRTKRHRKALKEQKALDKDMANADASVSHEERDRMQSETLKLVFATYFRILKLRLPHLMGAVLEGLAKYAHLINQDFFGDLLEALKDLIRHSEEDATEGPGDEEGNEDEEGDDDIPIRNLTREALLCTVTAYALLEGQDAHNSRNDLHLDLSFFTTHLFKSLLTLSTNPDVELTRPANTTNATTKINVQTTTVLLLRALTGILLPPWNIRSVPPMRLAAFSKQLMTAALQLPDKSCQAVLVLLSDVAHTHSKKVRSLWNTEERKGDGRYNPVSDSVESSNPFTATVWEGELLRKHYSPKVREGVKILEKGMSE; encoded by the coding sequence ATGGCACAAAACGGCACAAAGCGAAGAAAGATCGCTCATGATTCTGCAGATCATGAGACTCAAGATCAGAATGACTCAAGAAGCGCTCAGAAGTCTTTCTTTAAGAACGCTTCAAATTGGAATCTCGAACAAGACTATGAGACGCGCCCACGCAAAGGCAAGAAGCAAAAAGAGAGCAACAGGCTCCCCATCAAGACAGCCGATGGTCGAATTGAGCAAGCTGAAGGTCAAGACGATGAGACGGCGTCAATTGAGAGCGACACTGAATGGCTAGAAGGCCGCGAGGATGAagcggaggaggagcctgaggaggaagaggaagaagaaaaggagccTGAGATCCCAGAGCCTCAGCAGATTCTCGCAGCACAGGAAGAGCTAGCAAAGATTGCTATGCAAATGAACGAGAACCCAGAGGAACACGTCGGCGCATTCAAGGCCCTCGCCAAGATCGGACAATCTAAGATTATTGCCATCCAGATGCTTGCCCTCATGACCCAAATGTCTGTCTATAAGGATGTTATTCCTGGATACCGTATACGTCCCCAGACTGATAACGGACCCAAAGAAAAGCTATCCAAGGAAGTGCGCACACTGCGACAGTATGAACAAGCTCTCGTTTCTGGATATCAGAACTACATCAAGGAGCTTGCTCGATGCTCCAAGCTTGAGGTCAGGACTGCAAAGGATGGGCAGAGTTTGGCTGCCATCGCTATCACTTGTGCCTGCACTCTCGTCACATCGGTTCCACACTTCAACTTCCGCATAGATTTGCTCAAGATTCTTGTTACGAAGCTCAGCCGGCGCAAGATTAATCAAGATGGCGTCAAGTGTTTAGAGGCTCTTCAGACGCTTttcaaggaggatgaagaagggcGACCGACAAATGATGCGGTGGCTTTACTTtccaagatgatgaaggctCGCGAGTTCCAGGTCGATGAGAGTGTCGTGAACCTCTTCCTAAGCCTGCGTCTCCTCTCCGAATTCTCGGGTAAGGCATCCAGAGACCATGTCGAGAATGATGATGCACCACTcaagaggaaaaagaaggaaTTTAGAACCAAGCGACATCGAAAGGCGCTTAAGGAACAGAAGGCTTTGGATAAGGACATGGCCAACGCTGATGCATCAGTCAGTCACGAGGAGCGTGATCGTATGCAGTCCGAGACGCTCAAGCTTGTGTTTGCAACCTACTTCCGTATTCTCAAGCTACGCTTGCCTCATCTTATGGGTGCTGTTCTTGAAGGTCTTGCCAAGTACgcccatctcatcaaccaggATTTCTTTGGCGATCTGTTGGAAGCACTCAAGGATCTTATCCGACACAGCGAAGAAGACGCCACTGAGGGTCccggtgatgaggagggtaatgaagatgaagaaggcgatgatgatatccCCATTCGCAACCTAACCCGCGAGGCTCTTCTGTGTACCGTTACAGCATACGCCCTGCTCGAAGGCCAAGACGCTCACAACTCGCGCAACGATCTTCACCTCGACCTCTCCTTCTTTACAACACATCTCTTTAAGTCCCTTCTCACACTCTCAACAAACCCCGATGTCGAGCTGACACGCCCCGCCAACACAACCAACGCAACCACCAAGATCAATGTCCAGACCACAACAGTTCTTCTCCTCCGAGCACTGACGGGTATTCTTCTTCCGCCCTGGAACATTCGATCCGTGCCACCTATGCGACTAGCCGCCTTTTCCAAGCAGCTCATGACAGCAGCACTTCAGCTCCCTGACAAGTCGTGCCAGGCTGTTTTGGTTCTTCTCAGCGACGTAGCGCACACGCACTCGAAGAAGGTCCGTAGTCTATGGAATACTGAGGAGCGCAAGGGAGATGGTCGATATAATCCTGTGAGCGATAGTGTTGAAAGTAGCAACCCGTTTACAGCAACGGTGTGGGAGGGCGAACTGTTAAGGAAGCATTACTCACCTAAAGTCAGAGAGGGTGTCAAGATACTAGAGAAGGGTATGTCCGAGTAG
- a CDS encoding mitotic checkpoint regulator, MAD2B-interacting-domain-containing protein — translation MGLVDYSDSDGSGSEAEVQAPVKPAPKSSASSKKPFQKVVDRSNPGKIVVSLPQLVNDKPQAEEPPAKRTKTAGGGRFSGFNSFLPAPKNANKPKPVASSSSTARPTFQFKTSAAPGFSRETGGDLNNSNDNADGMSLPTPKAVAQPHIPEGQKPADEVKLVGKPLMFKPLSVARNPQKKKKLNSGLAKPAPTPTHEQAQLKPAEATPAVPKKVSLFSMHTEEPSEPVENSSSGTYEPMFATAESSLAYDEGAYGDYASHAQAGPSATTLLGSESLDTVVEDLNLTAAQRRELFGRNGLGNQAAKKVINFNMDKEYRHNEEIRAAGEEQTHNPVRAIQGGGKHSLRQLVQNAQSQREALEDSFAKGKNNRKEAGSKYGW, via the coding sequence ATGGGCCTTGTGGACTATTCCGACTCAGACGGCTCAGGCTCCGAAGCCGAAGTTCAAGCTCCTGTCAAACCAGCCCCTAAATCATCTGCATCTTCCAAGAAGCCTTTCCAAAAGGTTGTCGATAGGTCCAACCCTGGCAAAATCGTTGTCAGCCTCCCTCAGCTCGTCAACGATAAACCGCAAGCCGAAGAGCCTCCAGCAAAACGGACCAAAACTGCCGGTGGTGGTAGATTCTCCGGTTTCAACTCGTTTCTACCAGCGCCCAAGAACGCGAACAAGCCCAAGCCCGTGGCATCGAGCAGTTCGACAGCGAGACCAACCTTTCAGTTCAAGACTAGCGCAGCTCCAGGATTTAGTAGAGAAACAGGAGGCGACCTGAACAATTCAAATGACAATGCAGACGGCATGAGCCTACCGACGCCAAAGGCTGTCGCGCAACCACATATACCTGAAGGACAAAAACCAGCAGACGAGGTTAAGTTGGTGGGCAAGCCATTGATGTTCAAGCCTCTGTCTGTGGCAAGGAAcccccagaagaagaagaaactgAACTCAGGGTTGGCAAAACCAGCGCCGACTCCCACACATGAACAGGCTCAGTTAAAACCGGCTGAGGCAACGCCAGCCGTTCCCAAGAAGGTGTCGCTGTTCTCTATGCACACAGAAGAGCCTTCTGAACCTGTAGAAAATAGTTCTTCAGGCACGTACGAACCAATGTTTGCGACAGCAGAAAGCTCATTGGCCTATGATGAGGGCGCATATGGCGACTATGCCAGCCATGCGCAAGCAGGTCCATCCGCAACAACATTACTAGGCTCTGAGTCCCTTGATACAGTAGTCGAGGACCTAAACCTTACCGCCGCTCAACGAAGAGAGCTCTTTGGCCGCAATGGCCTGGGCAACCAAGCAGCTAAGAAAGTTATCAATTTTAATATGGATAAGGAATATAGACACAACGAAGAGATTAGGGCCGCAGGAGAGGAACAGACTCACAACCCTGTGCGCGCGATCCAAGGAGGTGGAAAGCACAGCTTGCGCCAGTTGGTACAGAATGCGCAGAGCCAGCGTGAAGCTCTTGAGGATAGTTTTGCCAAGGGGAAGAATAACCGAAAGGAGGCAGGGAGCAAGTACGGATGGTAG
- a CDS encoding stress-activated map kinase interacting protein 1-domain-containing protein: MSVIQLEELVSYQLRTSYLDEIADGVGERLLNVNDGFINSAPFKAAGWRPNSSHHKRTHSPPIPTAIASEYFQAPKQAGLTLEDGEEDGGMLTAGGSDTMGPGMATRRRRRREQMEEEDSSDLSDESDDDTDQRAAQQIKFAKMPVRHRAGSSPLQNTNLRQVGAVSPRAPRRGSQSALVTVQERPRRDTVTSSEISSENETDIPTVQRHREAARAAARAAKLQARILEEPSPGIQRADTSLLPEEEEDSDEASDLSDNYAESIDSASILDGVENAINASPTRQVVGTPPKNFVRQSTIRKSKPPTHPIVLGALPPPRPMSMIRPLSVAQPKSLLSAALKAKDKKSSIPFQKFAHFSGQGTQGSIAVRIYAPFSKTPSKPFQVLIRPRVHDGQGAERVVTVADLIGLSLYRYNEEKLEPPLPKGKLNINWWTLRMVEEGGEVDDDFPPFERTKPLTSFTTVNNAAARGGGRMRSNSTAYDDFALAEASEEEYLENKSLTPQEDEEEEPATSQDSGGGVPLTPTEPDADATPRGTPGPAVNPFLAERPRQNPIVTTTYRSNAPPADIPQAPAAAPNTSRGQQKLLRIHIMSSDVAPGQMVTLDVMTDTYLAEVLDMVCRKRQLDKANHVLKLPGSGAVVMLDRPVSSIGNVSDLELYRRRFATDGPLTITGSPGSSSPKMLPLADQAMQKRSKKSQTPMVGSHPLARESLKQDELSNASYKKYTVWRKQPMRIVGMSERILVIDGEYIHIMPASGGKALHDGSGKTTTVHFSNVVGCKVLRKHPTNVKLVVYKATESKRYDFEARSALEAAEIVEELKKGMPK, from the exons ATGTCCGTCATACAACTTGAAGA ACTCGTCTCCTACCAGCTTCGCACAAGCTACCTCGATGAAATTGCAGACGGTGTTGGAGAGCGACTCCTAAACGTCAACGATGGCTTCATAAATTCGGCTCCTTTTAAAGCCGCTGGCTGGCGACCGAATTCGTCCCACCACAAGCGGACACATTCACCTCCGATCCCTACTGCGATTGCCTCCGAGTACTTCCAAGCACCAAAGCAGGCTGGCCTCACACTCGAAGAtggggaagaagatggcggtATGCTCACTGCGGGCGGTTCGGATACTATGGGTCCAGGAATGGCTACCAGGCGGCGCAGGCGTCGCGAgcagatggaagaagaggacagTAGTGACTTGAGCGATGAGAGCGACGACGATACGGATCAACGGGCTGCGCAACAGATCAAGTTTGCAAAGATGCCGGTCAGACACAGAGCGGGCTCGTCACCACTACAGAACACGAATTTGAGGCAAGTCGGGGCTGTCTCGCCAAGGGCGCCTCGCCGAGGCTCACAGTCAGCTTTGGTAACAGTGCAGGAGAGGCCCCGGAGAGACACAGTCACCAGCAGTGAGATATCATCCGAAAACGAGACCGATATTCCGACAGTCCAGAGGCATCGAGAAGCTGCTCGCGCTGCGGCAAGGGCTGCGAAGTTACAGGCTAGAATTCTAGAGGAGCCCTCGCCCGGTATTCAACGAGCGGACACATCTCTCTTgccagaggaggaggaagattCCGATGAGGCTTCCGACTTGTCTGATAACTACGCCGAGAGTATAGACTCGGCATCGATTCTTGATGGCGTTGAAAACGCTATCAATGCTTCTCCCACCCGCCAGGTTGTGGGAACACCGCCCAAGAACTTTGTACGCCAGTCTACCATTCGCAAATCCAAACCGCCGACGCACCCCATTGTCCTCGGAGCGTTACCACCTCCCAGGCCGATGAGCATGATCAGACCTTTGAGCGTCGCCCAACCCAAGAGTTTGCTATCGGCCGCCCTAAAAGCCAAGGATAAGAAATCGTCTATTCCCTTCCAGAAGTTCGCCCATTTCAGTGGGCAGGGTACGCAAGGTTCTATTGCTGTGCGTATATATGCACCTTTCTCAAAAACACCCAGCAAGCCATTCCAGGTGCTTATCCGCCCACGTGTTCACGACGGACAAGGTGCCGAGCGGGTGGTGACGGTTGCGGACCTCATCGGCTTGAGTTTATACCGATACAATGAGGAGAAACTCGAACCTCCGTTGCCCAAGGGCAAGCTCAATATTAACTGGTGGACTCTACGTATGGTGGAAGAAGGTGGCGAAGTTGACGACGATTTCCCCCCCTTTGAAAGAACGAAACCGTTGACATCTTTTACTACGGTTAACAATGCTGCTGCGCGCGGTGGAGGCCGCATGCGATCTAATTCAACTGCTTACGACGACTTTGCGTTGGCAGAAGCTTCAGAGGAGGAGTACCTTGAGAATAAGTCACTCACACCacaagaagacgaagaggaagagccAGCAACATCACAGGATAGCGGCGGGGGGGTTCCTCTCACTCCTACGGAGCCAGATGCGGACGCGACTCCTCGAGGAACTCCAGGGCCGGCTGTCAACCCGTTCCTAGCGGAGCGTCCGCGGCAAAATCCTATCGTCACAACGACATATCGGTCGAACGCTCCTCCAGCAGACATACCCCAGGCGCCTGCTGCAGCTCCCAATACATCCCGAGGGCAGCAAAAGCTGCTTCGGATTCATATCATGTCATCAGATGTCGCACCAGGTCAAATGGTGACACTAGATGTGATGACTGATACTTACTTGGCTGAGGTGCTGGACATGGTATGCCGAAAGAGACAGTTAGACAAGGCCAACCATGTTCTTAAGCTTCCTGGATCAGGAGCGGTAGTCATGCTGGACCGGCCAGTTTCGTCCATTGGGAATGTCTCAGACTTGGAATTGTACAGGCGACGATTTGCAACAGATGGTCCGTTGACGATTACCGGCTCGCCGGGCAGCTCGTCCCCGAAGATGCTGCCACTGGCCGACCAGGCCATGCAGAAACGCAGCAAGAAGTCTCAAACACCAATGGTTGGAAGTCACCCATTGGCGCGAGAATCGCTGAAGCAAGATGAGCTCAGCAACGCCAGCTACAAGAAGTACACTGTCTGGCGCAAGCAGCCCATGCGCATCGTCGGTATGAGCGAACGCATTCTAGTAATCGACGGCGAGTACATTCATATCATGCCAGCGTCTGGCGGTAAGGCGTTGCATGACGGTTCAGGCAAGACAACAACGGTGCACTTTAGTAACGTGGTTGGGTGCAAAGTCCTCCGGAAACATCCCACGAATGTCAAG CTTGTTGTGTATAAAGCAACCGAGAGCAAACGATATGACTTTGAGGCCCGTAGTGCATTGGAAGCGGCTGAGATAGTGGAGGAGCTTAAGAAGGGCATGCCTAAATGA
- a CDS encoding uncharacterized protein (expressed protein) — protein sequence MMGETEKSPRRRHILSSINPDKPKSRRRSRSPESRSPVDVKREPSLDATSEHTDAQRNDKDDEGDTTAPRRSRIRLKDHHRSRRRSRDRHRHRDYDDDDSHGRSPVRHRRHRHRRRHRSPTPKNPHEPEPLDPDAAFRESLFDAMADDEGAAYWESVYGQPVHVYPNERVGPTGHLEQMTDEEYASYVRQKMWEKTNAGLLEERARREEAKKRKASEDRRAQKLQEDMEYSIRRGEERRERRRWEQRWEDYTKAWINWEGTPTEIAWPVEGGRIEDVDEPTVREFFVNGLNPQEIGEKSFVAKLRDERVRWHPDKIQQKLGGQVDEETMKGVTAVFQIIDKLWTESRPKT from the coding sequence ATGATGGGCGAAACCGAGAAGTCGCCTCGTAGACGCCATATCCTTTCCTCTATCAACCCTGACAAGCCCAAAAGCCGAAGGAGGAGTCGATCTCCCGAATCGCGATCACCAGTTGACGTCAAGAGAGAGCCGTCGCTCGATGCGACATCAGAGCACACCGACGCCCAGCGCAACGATAAAGATGACGAAGGGGACACCACAGCGCCGAGGCGCTCACGCATCCGGCTGAAGGATCACCATAGATCTCGTCGAAGATCGCGAGACAGACATAGGCATCGAGattatgatgatgatgacagtCATGGGCGTTCACCTGTCCGTCACCGTCGACACCGACACCGTCGGCGACATCGCTCTCCCACACCAAAAAACCCTCATGAGCCAGAGCCTCTAGATCCCGACGCAGCATTTCGTGAATCTCTATTCGACGCCATGGCCGATGATGAGGGCGCTGCATACTGGGAAAGTGTATATGGCCAACCCGTCCACGTCTACCCCAACGAGCGCGTAGGGCCTACAGGTCACCTAGAACAAATGACAGATGAAGAGTACGCTTCCTATGTACGTCAGAAAATGTGGGAAAAGACAAATGCTGGCTTGCTTGAGGAGCGTGCTCGCCGTGAAGAGGCGAAGAAGCGCAAAGCCAGCGAGGATCGTCGCGCGCAGAAACTCCAAGAGGACATGGAATATAGTATCCGTCGTGGAGAGGAGCGCAGAGAACGTCGACGTTGGGAACAACGATGGGAAGACTACACGAAAGCTTGGATAAACTGGGAGGGCACACCTACGGAAATTGCATGGCCGGTTGAAGGCGGTCGCATAGAAGACGTGGATGAGCCAACTGTGCGCGAGTTCTTTGTCAATGGACTGAATCCACAAGAGATAGGAGAAAAATCGTTTGTGGCTAAGCTCAGGGATGAGCGTGTGCGATGGCATCCAGACAAGATCCAGCAAAAGCTGGGTGGACAGGTGGATGAAGAGACCATGAAGGGCGTGACGGCCGTCTTCCAGATTATCGATAAGTTATGGACGGAGAGTAGGCCCAAGACATGA
- a CDS encoding Zinc/iron permease, whose translation MGGVLLLLGLCLIMALASFLAGALPLSMSLSQSQLRLLSSVGVGILVGTSLIVIIPEGIEAATAPAEAAHMHRVRSLVRRTPWSHAVLTRGLPESIVTISTGSIEKRNDELDTEALVRRIINAAAGNGRVKRADIETAVEATGDDTPATPGAGDTTKDSTTDNKGSETAESGKDGQQSHDGDHEAEHEKEEAHEHEHEHAVPTFEIGFSLTLGFLLMFLIDRLPRHATESLHSAPQTRHISLDNLNGDSASVDEEADGFLGSLTPTPRRARSLATTTGLVIHAAADGIAMGASSTTSDMKLGFIIFAAIMIHKAPAAFGLTSLLLKQGLSKRAARGHLIVFSLAAPFGALTTWTLITLLGGGKVESDHWWTGMLLLFSGGTFLYVAMHAMQEDTTPHTHDHGINGYADSSAAAQRKLKGPQMRDTLATMGGMLVPLLTQFGHHH comes from the exons ATGGGAGGGGTACTATTACTTCTAGGCCTATGC CTAATCATGGCTTTGGC CTCATTCCTCGCCGGAGCGCTGCCCCTTTCAATGTCGCTTTCGCAATCACAACTTCGATTACTCTCGAGCGTCGGTGTTGGAATATTGGTCGGGACTTCACTTATAGTCATTATCCCCGAAGGAATCGAAGCTGCAACCGCGCCTGCGGAGGCTGCTCACATGCATCGAGTTCGAAGCCTGGTGCGCCGAACCCCTTGGAGCCATGCCGTACTCACACGTGGACTCCCTGAGTCAATTGTCACAATAAGCACCGGCTCAATCGAGAAACGAAATGACGAGTTGGATACCGAAGCGCTTGTCCGTCGCATTATAAATGCAGCAGCGGGGAATGGTCGAGTCAAGCGCGCCGATATTGAGACCGCCGTTGAAGCGACAGGTGATGATACTCCAGCCACCCCAGGAGCCGGCGATACCACAAAGGATAGCACTACCGACAATAAGGGATCGGAAACGGCGGAGAGTGGAAAGGATGGCCAACAGAGCCATGACGGGGACCATGAAGCGGAGCATGAGAAAGAGGAAGCGCATGAGCACGAGCACGAACATGCCGTTCCCACATTCGAAATTGGCTTCTCGTTGACTCTGGGTTTTCTGTTAATGTTCCTGATTGATCGACTTCCGCGCCATGCGACAGAGAGTCTTCATTCTGCACCCCAGACCCGCCATATCAGCCTCGACAACCTCAACGGTGATTCCGCCTCGGTTGACGAAGAGGCGGATGGGTTCCTGGGATCCCTGACACCTACTCCGCGACGAGCGCGCAGCCTGGCAACGACCACTGGACTGGTTATCCACGCCGCCGCCGACGGAATTGCAATGGGTGCCTCGTCGACCACTTCAGATATGAAGCTTGGCTTCATTATCTTTGCGGCCATTATGATTCACAAGGCTCCTGCCGCCTTTGGCCTTACTTCACTTCTCCTCAAGCAGGGTCTATCGAAGCGAGCTGCTCGAGGACATCTTATTGTATTCAGTTTGGCCGCACCCTTTGGTGCGTTGACAACATGGACATTGATCACTCTGTTAGGTGGTGGTAAGGTTGAGAGTGATCACTGGTGGACCGGCATGCTActcctcttctctggtgGCACGTTTTT ATATGTTGCTATGCATGCGATGCAAGAGGATACTACCCCCCATACTCATGACCACGGCATCAACGGCTATGCAGACAGTAGTGCCGCAGCCCAGCGGAAACTAAAGGGACCGCAGATGCGCGATACATTGGCCACCATGGGTGGTATGCTGGTGCCACTTCTTACACAGTTTGGCCACCACCACTAA